A region of Thermobifida halotolerans DNA encodes the following proteins:
- the cmr4 gene encoding type III-B CRISPR module RAMP protein Cmr4, whose product MTELLAFFYAESPLHAGASDSLGTIDLPIQREAHTGYPVVWGQSLKGALRQAAREHPEWTTQDVTAVFGSEVSQRAATTPGLLSVGDAQLVALPVPTLRRTFAWVTSAIALSRLARKYRIAGRASIPAVPRDLAEAVAADDSWSDEQALGPLVVEVAAHLDNQVTALRSWTEAIAGDVFGDDPVFTPFRDKFTEDLLLVKGDVMATLVKECTEVTARVQLDADKTVANGPFYSEYLPTETILAASLTLRPPHTGKKPEEAAERQLRLVRTLLHGDGAALLRVGGDETLGKGLVWSRLAEGGEGH is encoded by the coding sequence CGACCTGCCGATCCAGCGCGAGGCGCACACCGGCTATCCGGTGGTGTGGGGGCAAAGCCTCAAGGGCGCGTTGCGCCAGGCCGCCAGAGAACACCCGGAGTGGACAACCCAGGACGTCACGGCCGTGTTCGGCTCCGAGGTGTCCCAGCGTGCCGCCACCACGCCGGGCCTGCTCTCGGTGGGGGACGCCCAACTGGTGGCACTGCCGGTTCCGACACTGCGCCGCACCTTCGCCTGGGTCACCTCCGCGATCGCGTTGAGCCGCCTGGCCCGCAAGTACCGCATCGCGGGACGCGCTTCGATACCGGCAGTGCCCCGCGACCTCGCCGAGGCGGTCGCAGCCGACGACTCCTGGAGTGATGAGCAGGCACTGGGCCCTCTTGTGGTCGAGGTCGCGGCCCACCTCGACAACCAGGTCACGGCGCTGCGTTCGTGGACCGAGGCCATAGCCGGGGACGTGTTCGGCGACGATCCGGTGTTCACACCGTTTCGCGACAAGTTCACCGAGGACTTGCTGCTGGTCAAGGGCGATGTCATGGCGACGCTGGTCAAGGAGTGCACCGAGGTCACCGCTCGGGTGCAACTGGACGCTGACAAGACCGTCGCCAACGGCCCCTTCTACAGCGAGTACCTGCCCACCGAGACGATCCTTGCCGCCTCCCTGACCCTGCGCCCACCCCACACCGGTAAGAAACCGGAAGAAGCCGCCGAACGACAGTTGCGGCTGGTGCGCACACTCCTGCACGGGGACGGAGCGGCCCTGCTGCGTGTGGGCGGTGACGAGACCCTCGGCAAGGGGCTGGTGTGGAGCCGGCTGGCCGAAGGCGGGGAGGGGCACTGA
- a CDS encoding type III-B CRISPR module-associated protein Cmr5 yields the protein MHRLDQGMATTAAELLPEVPPEHAKELRTRFRQLPVQLHTSGLAATYAFLAARSKADDTDRLKRAYAEVAQLIRRRLADQGLLPPGLRTVPAPEVHRKVLAELGGMDTDRYARASAETALLFSWLRRLADAVYAEERT from the coding sequence ATGCACCGTCTGGACCAGGGCATGGCCACCACCGCCGCGGAACTGCTGCCCGAGGTTCCCCCCGAGCACGCCAAGGAGTTGCGCACCCGGTTCCGGCAACTGCCCGTGCAGTTGCACACCTCCGGGCTGGCCGCCACCTACGCGTTTCTCGCCGCCCGTTCCAAGGCTGATGACACCGACCGGCTCAAACGTGCCTACGCCGAGGTGGCCCAGCTGATTCGCCGCCGCCTGGCCGACCAGGGACTGCTGCCCCCCGGGTTGAGAACGGTCCCCGCCCCCGAGGTGCACCGGAAGGTGCTGGCCGAACTGGGCGGTATGGACACCGACCGCTACGCGCGGGCCAGTGCCGAGACAGCACTGCTGTTCTCCTGGCTGCGCCGCCTCGCCGACGCCGTCTACGCCGAGGAACGCACGTGA